From Oenococcus sicerae, the proteins below share one genomic window:
- the rpsU gene encoding 30S ribosomal protein S21, translated as MASIIVRHNESFDDALRRFKRGVAKDGTLQEVRKREYYVKPSVARKLKSEAAQKRARKRARNDH; from the coding sequence ATGGCAAGTATTATTGTTCGTCATAATGAGTCGTTTGATGATGCACTGCGCCGCTTCAAGCGTGGTGTCGCCAAGGATGGGACCCTTCAAGAAGTTCGTAAGCGTGAGTACTATGTAAAACCTTCAGTTGCTCGTAAGCTCAAAAGCGAAGCAGCTCAAAAGCGTGCTCGTAAGCGTGCTCGTAACGATCATTAA
- a CDS encoding GatB/YqeY domain-containing protein, giving the protein MSLTSEIQSAIITAMKAKDKPTLSVLRMLKAAISNKQIEIGHELSDEEVIGVLASEVKSRNDSISEFKKGKRDDLVSQTENEIKVLQQYLPAPLSDQELQELVARVISELNANGLKDMGKVMGKLSAQTKGRVDGGKLAAIVKEKLGAQ; this is encoded by the coding sequence ATGAGTTTAACAAGTGAAATTCAATCAGCTATCATTACAGCGATGAAAGCCAAAGACAAACCAACCTTAAGCGTTTTAAGAATGCTCAAGGCCGCAATTTCTAATAAGCAGATCGAAATTGGTCATGAACTATCAGATGAAGAAGTAATAGGTGTTTTAGCGAGCGAAGTCAAGTCTAGAAATGATTCGATCAGTGAATTCAAAAAAGGCAAACGAGATGATTTAGTTTCACAGACAGAAAATGAGATCAAAGTTTTGCAGCAATATTTACCCGCACCATTGTCTGACCAGGAGCTGCAAGAATTGGTGGCACGAGTCATATCTGAGCTTAATGCTAATGGTTTAAAAGACATGGGAAAAGTGATGGGCAAATTATCAGCTCAGACTAAAGGACGCGTTGATGGTGGCAAATTAGCTGCGATCGTGAAGGAAAAATTGGGTGCTCAATGA
- a CDS encoding PhoH family protein, translating to MSQKISREFSLDSPEQLQNVIGNQDKYLAILEQGLSVDISQRGNSIIVDGEESKVNAAALVLLELIKLIKKHILLSSSDVANAISMQKKGTLAYFSELYSESLINDARNRPVRVKNFGQRQYVESIKKNEITFGIGPAGTGKTFLAVVMAISAFKKGDVDRIVITRPAVEAGESLGFLPGDLKEKVDPYLRPIYDAMDAIVGSEQAGRLIEREIVEVAPLAYMRGRTLDNAFIILDEAQNTTPAQMKMFLTRLGFNSRMLVNGDISQIDLPHGSKQSGLIQARRILQGVKSIGMVEFTHDDVVRHPLVGLIVDAYERDEKKREAEEHA from the coding sequence ATGAGTCAGAAAATCAGTCGTGAATTTTCATTAGACAGCCCGGAGCAGCTGCAAAATGTCATTGGCAATCAGGACAAATATTTGGCGATTCTGGAACAGGGACTAAGTGTCGATATCAGTCAGCGCGGTAACTCAATCATCGTTGATGGCGAAGAATCAAAAGTTAATGCTGCTGCCTTGGTTTTGCTTGAATTAATAAAGTTGATCAAAAAACATATTTTGCTTAGTTCATCCGATGTTGCCAACGCCATTAGTATGCAAAAGAAGGGCACTTTAGCGTATTTTTCGGAACTTTATTCAGAGTCTTTGATCAACGATGCTCGCAATCGCCCGGTTAGAGTGAAGAATTTTGGTCAGCGGCAGTATGTCGAATCGATCAAGAAGAACGAAATTACCTTTGGCATTGGTCCCGCTGGTACTGGTAAGACTTTTCTGGCTGTTGTGATGGCGATTTCGGCTTTTAAAAAAGGTGACGTTGATCGCATTGTTATTACAAGACCGGCAGTTGAAGCAGGCGAATCATTGGGATTTTTGCCAGGTGACCTAAAAGAAAAAGTTGATCCTTATTTGCGACCGATCTATGATGCGATGGACGCTATCGTTGGTTCTGAACAAGCTGGTCGTTTGATCGAACGTGAAATCGTTGAGGTAGCGCCTTTGGCCTATATGCGTGGACGCACGCTTGATAATGCTTTTATTATTTTAGATGAGGCTCAAAATACAACTCCGGCACAGATGAAAATGTTTCTAACGCGTTTGGGATTCAATTCACGTATGCTAGTCAATGGTGATATTTCGCAAATTGATTTACCGCATGGCTCCAAACAATCAGGGTTGATTCAGGCTCGCCGAATTCTTCAAGGGGTCAAGTCGATCGGCATGGTTGAATTCACACACGATGACGTTGTGAGACATCCCTTGGTTGGACTGATCGTCGACGCCTATGAACGAGATGAAAAGAAAAGAGAAGCTGAAGAGCATGCTTGA
- the ybeY gene encoding rRNA maturation RNase YbeY, protein MLDVVVLNDQQEELTGKDAELVKKVLASAADFMKLDRDYEMSVNFVDDKKIHEINKEYRNTDRATDVISFALEEADRIHIDGVPEELGDLFISLDHAQAQAEEYGHSYERELAYLAVHGFLHLLGYDHTKSQAAEDEMFGLQDKILERYGLTR, encoded by the coding sequence ATGCTTGATGTGGTAGTTTTAAATGATCAACAAGAAGAATTAACAGGCAAGGACGCAGAATTGGTCAAGAAGGTATTAGCATCCGCGGCTGATTTTATGAAACTGGATCGTGATTATGAAATGTCCGTGAATTTTGTCGATGACAAGAAGATTCACGAAATTAATAAAGAATACCGCAATACTGATCGGGCAACGGATGTGATTTCATTTGCTTTAGAAGAAGCTGATCGTATTCATATTGATGGTGTTCCAGAGGAATTAGGCGACTTGTTTATCAGTTTGGATCATGCGCAAGCGCAGGCCGAAGAATATGGTCACAGTTACGAGCGTGAGCTAGCTTATCTGGCTGTCCACGGATTTTTACATTTATTAGGGTATGATCATACTAAGAGCCAAGCAGCAGAAGATGAAATGTTTGGTTTACAAGACAAGATACTAGAAAGATATGGACTCACAAGATAA
- a CDS encoding diacylglycerol kinase family protein, whose amino-acid sequence MDSQDKKPVMPKRKSYKRNKTFFAALFNAFNGIWIMISRERNFRIHIVIALVVLWVGIEFHLSRSDWLWVTVAVSFAIIAEILNTIIEAVVDLTVGDRYDDLAKLAKDVAAAGVVFAVFVEFAILAIILQPYLWHWLGIHNLFTY is encoded by the coding sequence ATGGACTCACAAGATAAAAAACCAGTTATGCCAAAGCGCAAGAGCTATAAACGCAACAAGACTTTTTTTGCTGCGCTTTTTAATGCATTCAATGGTATTTGGATCATGATTAGCCGTGAGCGCAATTTCAGAATTCACATCGTCATCGCATTAGTTGTATTGTGGGTAGGAATCGAGTTTCATTTAAGCCGCTCAGACTGGCTTTGGGTAACAGTGGCTGTTTCATTTGCGATCATTGCTGAAATTTTGAATACAATTATTGAAGCTGTGGTTGATTTAACAGTTGGTGATCGCTACGATGATTTAGCTAAATTAGCTAAAGATGTTGCTGCAGCTGGTGTGGTTTTTGCTGTTTTTGTTGAATTTGCTATTTTAGCGATTATTTTGCAGCCTTACCTTTGGCACTGGCTAGGAATACATAATTTATTTACTTACTAA
- the era gene encoding GTPase Era, whose amino-acid sequence METILDKEFKSGFVAIIGRPNVGKSTLLNNIIGQKVAITSNKAQTTRNKIAGIYTTDQAQVVFLDTPGIHKPHNSLDQYMEKASFGALNEADAIWFVVDASEKRGPGDNFIIERLKEVQNTPVYLLVNKIDLIKNKNDLFKTIASYTTNAIDWSEVYPISAISGEAVEELVANIIEKLNPGPQFFAKDQITDHPERFLVAELIREKILLLTEQEVPHSIAIVIDSMKKDGENGKLHIQASIIVERASQKNIIIGKQGSMIKKIGQLARKDIENLLGDKVYLETWVKVEARWRERPQSLQELGYNSKQDF is encoded by the coding sequence ATGGAGACTATTTTGGACAAAGAATTTAAATCAGGTTTTGTAGCTATTATTGGCCGGCCTAACGTGGGTAAATCAACTCTTCTAAATAACATTATTGGTCAAAAAGTTGCGATCACCTCTAATAAGGCTCAGACAACGCGCAACAAAATTGCTGGCATCTACACAACTGATCAAGCACAAGTTGTTTTTTTGGATACGCCTGGCATTCATAAGCCACATAATAGCCTTGATCAATACATGGAAAAAGCTAGTTTTGGCGCCTTGAATGAAGCTGATGCGATCTGGTTTGTTGTCGATGCTTCTGAAAAGCGCGGCCCTGGCGACAATTTTATTATTGAGCGATTAAAAGAAGTTCAAAACACACCGGTTTATTTATTGGTCAATAAGATCGACTTGATTAAAAACAAAAATGATCTTTTCAAGACGATCGCGAGTTATACAACAAATGCGATTGATTGGTCGGAAGTTTATCCGATCTCTGCTATTTCCGGTGAAGCTGTTGAAGAACTTGTTGCAAATATCATTGAAAAACTGAATCCTGGTCCACAGTTTTTTGCAAAAGACCAAATTACAGATCATCCAGAACGTTTCCTGGTAGCCGAATTAATCCGTGAGAAAATTTTATTGTTGACCGAACAAGAGGTACCGCATTCTATTGCGATTGTAATAGATTCAATGAAAAAAGATGGTGAAAATGGCAAACTTCATATTCAGGCCTCGATCATTGTCGAACGTGCTTCGCAAAAAAATATTATTATTGGTAAACAAGGCAGTATGATTAAGAAAATTGGTCAACTGGCTCGCAAAGATATCGAAAATTTGCTCGGTGATAAAGTTTATCTAGAAACTTGGGTCAAAGTTGAAGCACGTTGGCGAGAACGACCGCAATCTTTACAAGAACTCGGTTATAATTCCAAGCAAGATTTCTAA
- the recO gene encoding DNA repair protein RecO, whose product MTDKISGIVIGVRDYSENDSLIKIISPAIGINSYLARGSKKTNSQLKIATQLFVHGDFFGRFPKRRGLGYLNSIESVTLFDQISLDIVLNAYASHIAELLIAAFDENSEIDHWYLMFIQGLKKINDGLDPQIIANIFEIQLLAVFGVEPNLRADPIDGTVEGEFDFSEQYNGILAKQHYALDPHRLHANPKAIYYLRLFSEIKVSQINSIQISANIKRSLQRVINLIYDQQVGLKTRARRFIEQMETLQNKFPENPTN is encoded by the coding sequence ATGACTGATAAAATCTCTGGCATTGTGATCGGTGTTCGCGATTATTCGGAAAATGACTCTTTGATCAAAATCATTAGTCCAGCAATTGGTATCAACAGTTACTTGGCTCGCGGCAGCAAAAAAACAAATAGCCAATTAAAAATTGCCACACAACTTTTTGTTCATGGCGATTTTTTTGGCCGTTTTCCTAAGAGAAGAGGCCTTGGCTATCTTAATTCAATTGAGTCTGTAACACTATTCGACCAAATCTCGTTAGACATTGTTTTGAATGCTTATGCGAGTCATATTGCTGAATTGCTGATTGCTGCTTTTGATGAGAACAGTGAGATCGATCACTGGTACTTAATGTTTATACAAGGCTTAAAAAAAATCAATGATGGCCTTGATCCACAAATTATTGCAAACATTTTCGAAATTCAATTACTAGCAGTATTTGGCGTTGAACCAAATTTAAGAGCTGATCCGATTGACGGCACCGTTGAAGGTGAATTTGATTTTTCGGAACAGTATAATGGCATTCTAGCCAAGCAGCACTACGCTTTAGATCCTCATCGCTTGCATGCAAATCCGAAGGCAATTTATTATTTGCGATTATTTTCGGAAATAAAAGTTTCGCAAATTAATTCAATTCAAATCTCGGCGAACATCAAACGAAGTTTGCAACGTGTTATTAATTTGATTTACGATCAACAAGTTGGCCTGAAAACACGTGCACGTCGATTTATCGAACAAATGGAAACACTTCAGAACAAATTCCCAGAAAATCCAACGAACTGA
- a CDS encoding ArgE/DapE family deacylase: protein MSLTDRDKIEIFQKIVQFNSENANEAAIAKYIGSLFAKFPNVTTRYISADTDRDSVVITIKGKSPSNKVLAFSGHEDTVSAGDRSAWQYDPFAAEIHEGVLYGRGADDMKGGLSALVSAALDLTTDGSDFAGSLKLIGTVGEETSEIGAKQITESGSLNDVSALILGEPRKDFQIGYTNKGVIDYQVYATGRSAHSSVPEKGVNAINGLRKVMDAFDAYFASLTQKNSILGSFTNAFTILKGGKQLNQIPDQAVLGGNMRTIPETPNDEIIAKLNEIIDDLNEKQAVQLSLKVVFPELPLPVQPVTEFTKLAQAKIKEVTGRSGDLVAGTGTNEASEFIKGSAKFPILIFGPESDECAHAVNEHLAVNIYLQAVEIYTRIAKSYLV, encoded by the coding sequence ATGAGCTTAACAGATCGCGATAAAATCGAAATTTTTCAAAAGATCGTTCAATTTAATAGTGAAAATGCAAATGAAGCAGCTATTGCAAAATACATCGGTAGTTTGTTCGCGAAATTTCCAAATGTAACGACTCGTTATATTTCAGCTGATACTGATCGTGATTCTGTTGTTATTACGATCAAAGGCAAAAGTCCCAGTAATAAAGTGTTGGCTTTTTCTGGCCACGAGGATACTGTTTCTGCAGGGGATCGATCTGCTTGGCAATATGATCCTTTTGCCGCTGAAATTCATGAGGGTGTTTTGTATGGTCGTGGTGCCGACGATATGAAAGGCGGTTTGTCAGCGCTGGTTTCGGCAGCCTTGGATCTTACGACTGACGGTTCTGATTTTGCAGGCAGCCTTAAATTGATCGGCACAGTTGGTGAAGAGACCAGTGAAATCGGTGCAAAACAAATCACTGAAAGCGGCAGTTTGAATGACGTGTCGGCTTTAATTTTGGGCGAACCGCGCAAAGATTTTCAGATCGGTTATACAAACAAAGGTGTCATTGATTATCAGGTTTATGCTACTGGCAGGTCCGCACATTCTTCGGTGCCGGAAAAAGGGGTCAATGCTATCAATGGTCTGCGAAAAGTGATGGATGCTTTTGATGCTTACTTCGCCAGCCTGACACAAAAAAATAGCATTCTTGGTTCTTTTACAAATGCTTTCACGATTCTAAAAGGCGGCAAACAGCTGAACCAAATTCCTGATCAAGCGGTTCTTGGCGGTAACATGCGGACGATCCCGGAAACGCCCAATGATGAAATCATTGCGAAACTCAATGAAATTATTGATGATTTAAATGAAAAACAAGCAGTACAGTTAAGCTTAAAAGTAGTTTTTCCTGAATTACCCTTGCCGGTGCAGCCGGTGACTGAATTTACAAAATTAGCGCAGGCCAAGATCAAAGAGGTTACTGGTAGATCAGGTGATCTCGTAGCTGGTACAGGAACTAATGAAGCTTCTGAATTTATCAAAGGTAGTGCTAAGTTTCCAATTTTGATTTTTGGTCCAGAGTCGGATGAATGTGCACATGCTGTTAATGAACATTTAGCTGTCAATATTTATTTGCAAGCAGTCGAGATTTACACAAGGATTGCCAAGTCTTATTTAGTTTGA
- the glyQ gene encoding glycine--tRNA ligase subunit alpha — translation MSNKLSMQNIILTLQQYWADQGANLMQGYDNEVGAGTQSPYTFLRANGPEPWNAAYVQPSRRPADGRYGDNPNRLFQHHQFQVVMKPSPENIQELYLGSLEKLGIKALEHDIRFVEDNWENPSMGAAGIGWEVWLDGMEVTQFTYFQQVGSIEVDSVTSEITYGLERLASYIQDVPSVYDLEWGNGVLYGDIFKEPEFEHSVYSFDQSDEKMLLENFDQYETEAKRLIKLGLVHPAYDYILKSSHTFNLLDARGAVSVTERAGYMHRIRSMAHAVANEFIIARAKLGFPLLKDPQLRKQYIGNKGIYTKKLAKLAAKESGNV, via the coding sequence ATGAGCAATAAATTATCAATGCAGAATATCATTTTAACTTTGCAGCAGTACTGGGCTGACCAAGGAGCTAACCTCATGCAAGGCTACGATAACGAGGTCGGTGCCGGAACGCAAAGTCCTTATACCTTTCTGAGAGCTAATGGGCCCGAACCTTGGAATGCCGCTTACGTTCAGCCTTCGCGTCGACCTGCTGATGGCCGTTATGGCGATAATCCAAATCGTTTATTTCAGCATCACCAATTTCAGGTAGTTATGAAACCATCTCCTGAAAATATTCAAGAATTGTATTTGGGTAGTTTGGAAAAATTAGGCATCAAGGCTTTGGAACATGATATTCGTTTTGTAGAAGATAATTGGGAAAATCCGTCAATGGGAGCAGCAGGTATCGGTTGGGAAGTCTGGCTGGATGGTATGGAAGTCACTCAATTCACCTATTTTCAGCAAGTAGGCTCAATTGAAGTTGACTCAGTAACCTCGGAGATCACTTATGGTTTGGAACGTTTGGCATCTTATATTCAAGATGTTCCATCTGTTTATGATCTTGAATGGGGCAATGGTGTTTTGTATGGTGATATCTTCAAAGAACCAGAATTTGAGCATTCAGTCTATTCCTTTGATCAATCTGATGAGAAAATGCTTTTGGAAAACTTTGATCAATATGAAACAGAAGCTAAACGATTGATTAAGCTGGGTCTTGTTCATCCAGCCTACGACTACATTTTAAAATCCAGCCACACTTTTAATTTGTTGGATGCGCGTGGTGCTGTTTCTGTTACCGAAAGAGCTGGTTACATGCATCGTATCCGTAGTATGGCACACGCCGTTGCTAACGAATTTATTATCGCGCGAGCAAAGCTTGGTTTCCCTTTATTAAAAGATCCTCAGCTTCGTAAGCAATATATTGGCAACAAGGGCATTTATACAAAAAAGCTGGCTAAATTAGCTGCAAAGGAGTCAGGAAATGTCTGA
- a CDS encoding SseB family protein: MSDNETRYSPERTANLLTAYKNADTKHNWFSGQNLVSAALFGQFFYETNFRYKTAAGKIYILIFTSDKLAHRVLKDGFALTFPIIKPILIDQAIRIATDERLDGLIFDYSQIDFNLTIQDYENNVLKRIQLLNQSLKNDQLLKENAVTINEKITETIADKISFLVPGRILLDKQKQLHHSYITLHNSSDQTKWISVFTDIENLKEWSKASFAENFHDESISVFLMSKKELLDSQANGDFHLTEDIDADGIVIDAPQRAGMGQIVELKGEK, from the coding sequence ATGTCTGATAACGAAACACGTTATAGTCCAGAACGAACCGCCAATTTATTAACGGCTTATAAAAATGCCGATACCAAACACAATTGGTTTTCGGGTCAAAATCTAGTCTCCGCGGCGTTATTTGGCCAATTTTTTTATGAAACAAATTTTCGCTATAAAACAGCGGCTGGTAAAATCTATATCTTAATTTTTACAAGCGACAAACTTGCGCATCGTGTTCTCAAGGATGGCTTTGCGTTGACTTTTCCGATCATCAAACCGATTTTGATCGATCAGGCAATTAGAATTGCGACTGACGAGCGCCTTGATGGCTTGATTTTTGACTACAGCCAAATTGATTTCAATTTAACGATTCAAGATTATGAAAATAATGTTTTGAAACGAATTCAATTGCTGAATCAAAGCTTGAAAAATGACCAGCTATTAAAAGAAAATGCTGTCACGATCAATGAAAAAATAACGGAAACGATTGCTGATAAAATTAGTTTTCTCGTGCCCGGGAGGATACTGCTGGATAAGCAAAAACAGCTTCACCACTCTTATATCACACTGCATAACAGTAGTGATCAAACAAAATGGATATCTGTTTTTACAGATATTGAAAATCTCAAAGAATGGTCAAAGGCATCTTTTGCTGAAAATTTTCACGATGAAAGTATTTCAGTTTTTCTGATGTCTAAAAAAGAACTTTTGGATTCTCAGGCAAATGGCGATTTTCATTTAACTGAAGATATTGATGCTGACGGCATTGTGATCGATGCGCCTCAACGAGCTGGAATGGGTCAAATCGTTGAATTGAAGGGAGAAAAATAA
- the glyS gene encoding glycine--tRNA ligase subunit beta, with translation MANYLLEIGLEEIPAHLVTQSENQLIERVKTFLEENLLKYEKIQDFSTPRRLAVLINGLADHSQAKDEEHRGPSLKVAKDVDGNWTRAAEGFARGQKATTADFTERDGYVYLRQHINGLPAYEILTHIGTDVIEKMKFSTYMKWANYKLEYVRPIRWLVSLLDSEVVPFKILDVTAGNLTRGHHFLSKAGIQIPNANSYKDILAGANVIADAKKRKNLIRSQVKKIAADHAWNLHIDENLLEEVTNIVEFPTAFAGSFDEKYLAVPDEVLITSMRDNQRFFYVTDAKQALLPYFISVRNGNGQQIENVVRGNEKVLVARLEDAKFFFEEDRKHSIDFFMKKAEHLVFHEKIGNIVDHMKRVSQIAALLADQLNFTEEQKTDLMRSAAIYKFDLTTAMVGEFSELQGTMAGIYAGIFGENKTVSQALSEQYMPISADGTLPKSEVGALLALADKFDVLFSFFTAKILPSGANDPYGLRRAALGIVRIVDDRRWNFSVRKLLISLKQLLDQRADGFNIKITDPQDLSKELIDFFLDRIRQQRSDVRYDLVDAATNQVKEGIINYIFKRIRILASHTSDPDFRETIEALTRVQNLAEKNPSNAKVNPELLQSASEKHLYELTKQEKADQLLSEGEESIYAKFALLKDPINDYFQENMIMDKDPQIQANRIAQINLISHLIAQLGDLQKIIVK, from the coding sequence ATGGCTAACTATTTATTGGAGATCGGTTTGGAAGAAATTCCAGCGCATTTGGTGACGCAATCAGAAAATCAATTGATCGAACGTGTGAAAACATTTCTTGAAGAAAATTTGTTGAAATATGAAAAAATTCAAGATTTTTCAACACCGCGACGTCTAGCTGTTTTGATCAATGGCTTAGCAGATCATTCCCAAGCAAAAGATGAAGAACATCGTGGACCTTCCTTGAAAGTAGCCAAAGATGTTGATGGCAACTGGACCCGTGCCGCTGAAGGTTTTGCTCGTGGTCAAAAAGCAACAACGGCAGATTTTACAGAGCGTGACGGCTACGTTTATTTGCGTCAGCATATTAATGGCTTGCCGGCTTACGAAATTTTAACGCATATTGGTACTGACGTTATCGAGAAAATGAAATTCTCAACTTATATGAAATGGGCCAATTATAAATTAGAGTATGTTCGTCCGATCCGCTGGCTGGTTTCGCTTTTAGATAGTGAAGTGGTGCCATTTAAGATTCTCGATGTGACTGCAGGAAATTTGACACGCGGACATCATTTTCTCAGTAAAGCTGGTATTCAAATTCCTAATGCAAACAGTTATAAGGACATCTTAGCAGGAGCAAATGTTATAGCCGATGCTAAAAAACGCAAAAACTTGATTCGCAGCCAGGTCAAAAAAATAGCGGCAGATCATGCTTGGAATTTACACATAGATGAGAATTTGCTCGAGGAAGTAACCAACATTGTTGAATTTCCAACAGCTTTTGCTGGCAGCTTTGATGAGAAATATTTAGCTGTTCCAGATGAGGTGCTGATTACGAGCATGCGTGATAATCAGCGTTTTTTCTATGTGACTGATGCAAAACAGGCATTGCTGCCTTACTTCATATCGGTTCGCAATGGAAATGGACAGCAAATCGAAAATGTCGTTCGCGGTAATGAAAAAGTCTTAGTTGCACGTCTAGAAGATGCCAAGTTCTTTTTTGAAGAAGATCGCAAACACAGCATTGATTTTTTCATGAAAAAAGCTGAGCATTTAGTTTTCCATGAAAAAATCGGCAATATTGTTGATCATATGAAACGTGTTTCCCAAATAGCAGCCTTGCTAGCTGATCAATTGAATTTTACCGAAGAACAAAAAACTGATTTGATGCGATCTGCTGCGATATATAAATTCGATTTAACAACGGCCATGGTTGGTGAATTTTCTGAACTTCAGGGAACCATGGCGGGTATTTATGCTGGAATTTTTGGTGAAAATAAAACTGTCAGCCAAGCCTTATCCGAACAATATATGCCAATTTCGGCTGATGGGACGCTGCCTAAAAGCGAAGTGGGTGCTTTACTAGCTCTAGCGGATAAGTTTGATGTGCTGTTTTCTTTCTTTACTGCCAAAATTTTGCCGTCTGGTGCTAATGATCCTTATGGTTTGCGCCGAGCTGCTTTAGGAATCGTACGTATTGTCGATGATCGCAGATGGAATTTTTCAGTTCGCAAATTACTGATTTCCTTAAAACAATTGCTTGATCAGCGTGCTGATGGTTTTAATATCAAAATTACGGATCCTCAGGATCTCAGCAAGGAATTGATTGATTTCTTTTTGGATCGTATTCGCCAACAGCGGTCCGATGTCCGTTATGACTTAGTTGACGCGGCGACTAATCAAGTCAAAGAAGGCATTATAAATTATATTTTCAAACGAATCAGAATTCTGGCAAGCCACACATCCGATCCTGATTTTCGCGAAACAATTGAAGCTTTAACACGTGTTCAAAATTTAGCAGAGAAGAATCCTAGTAACGCAAAAGTCAACCCTGAGCTGTTGCAAAGCGCATCGGAGAAACATTTGTATGAATTGACAAAACAAGAAAAGGCTGATCAGCTGCTAAGCGAGGGTGAAGAAAGTATTTACGCCAAATTTGCCTTGTTAAAAGATCCAATTAATGATTATTTTCAAGAAAACATGATTATGGATAAGGATCCACAGATCCAAGCGAACCGAATCGCACAGATTAATTTGATCAGTCATTTAATTGCACAGCTTGGCGACTTGCAAAAAATCATTGTCAAATAG
- a CDS encoding MFS transporter, with protein sequence MNKNFLKIIINDGVVTVATQTFNLFLIWYFAVKLHRQDMVALLGALQVIEIVGGPIGGAVADMINPAKILKWVSLMRIGVTSILFFSLFQTHINLTIWLLLSFSTFNSLLSVFYASAVEVSTYKFAKNESERVKNNAGFFCGLWNF encoded by the coding sequence ATGAATAAAAATTTTCTTAAGATAATCATAAACGACGGTGTTGTAACTGTTGCTACACAAACATTTAATTTATTCCTAATTTGGTATTTTGCAGTCAAGTTACATCGCCAAGATATGGTAGCTTTGCTTGGAGCATTGCAAGTCATCGAAATAGTTGGAGGGCCGATTGGTGGCGCTGTTGCTGACATGATTAACCCAGCTAAAATTTTAAAATGGGTATCTTTAATGCGCATAGGTGTGACTAGCATCCTGTTTTTCTCACTTTTTCAAACGCATATTAATCTCACAATTTGGTTATTACTCAGTTTTTCGACTTTCAACTCGTTACTTTCCGTCTTTTATGCTTCTGCGGTGGAGGTATCAACATATAAGTTTGCTAAAAATGAAAGCGAAAGAGTAAAGAATAATGCTGGTTTTTTCTGCGGTCTCTGGAATTTCTAG
- a CDS encoding ATP-binding cassette domain-containing protein: MIDVKNMSFEFDQGTIIFENTNFKLSDGHIGIFGDNGLGKTTLLNFISGQLSPQQGTISLDGQVQIVSQFNDWEECRSPGELQLQRLKKAVFSNPDILLLDEPTSNLDKNGIKALTGLIQHFSGIVLTVSP, from the coding sequence ATGATTGACGTAAAAAATATGTCATTTGAATTTGACCAAGGAACTATTATTTTTGAAAATACTAATTTTAAGCTTTCGGATGGCCACATCGGCATTTTTGGCGATAATGGTCTCGGCAAAACGACATTACTAAATTTCATTAGTGGTCAATTATCACCTCAGCAAGGAACGATATCTTTAGATGGCCAAGTACAAATAGTTTCGCAATTTAATGATTGGGAGGAGTGCCGTAGTCCTGGTGAATTACAACTACAACGATTAAAAAAAGCTGTATTTTCGAATCCTGATATTTTATTGTTAGATGAGCCAACGTCAAATTTAGATAAGAATGGTATCAAAGCATTGACTGGCTTAATTCAACATTTTTCTGGAATTGTACTAACGGTAAGTCCATGA